In Heteronotia binoei isolate CCM8104 ecotype False Entrance Well chromosome 16, APGP_CSIRO_Hbin_v1, whole genome shotgun sequence, a single genomic region encodes these proteins:
- the HSPE1 gene encoding 10 kDa heat shock protein, mitochondrial isoform X2, with protein MAGQAFKKFLPLFDRVLVERCAAETVTKGGIMLPEKSQGKVLQATVVAVGMGSKGKDGNQQPVSVKVGEKVLLPEYGGTKVVLGDKDYFIFRDGDILGKYVE; from the exons ATG GCAGGGCAGGCGTTTAAGAAATTCCTTCCGCTCTTTGACCGGGTCCTTGTTGAAAGATGTGCGGCTGAGACCGTCACCAAGGGTGGCATCATGCTCCCGGAGAAATCACAAGGGAAAGTGTTGCAGGCCACAGTGGTGGCTGTCGGGATGGGCTCTAAAGGAAAG GATGGCAACCAGCAGCCAGTTAGCGTAAAAGTTGGCGAGAAGGTGTTATTGCCAGAATATGGTGGCACAAAGGTGGTGTTGGGTGACAAG GACTATTTCATCTTCCGAGATGGCGATATCCTCGGGAAGTACGTCGAGTGA